A DNA window from Etheostoma spectabile isolate EspeVRDwgs_2016 chromosome 22, UIUC_Espe_1.0, whole genome shotgun sequence contains the following coding sequences:
- the en2a gene encoding homeobox protein engrailed-2a: protein MEENDHGNRDVVERQESADESNRAILPLLQAPGNQQIPHRVTNFFIDNILRPDFGRKKDGGANREESSLASRESHSSPDAPQTEPVGNTVQAEGTSTPHTVTGTKKPAIAAEEPLKPRGESGDQCLSSDSDSSQASSNPAQSQSMLWPAWVYCTRYSDRPSSGPRSRKPKKKTTSKEDKRPRTAFTAEQLQRLKSEFQTNRYLTEQRRQNLAQELGLNESQIKIWFQNKRAKIKKANGAKNSLALHLMAQGLYNHATVTSKDEKSDSD, encoded by the exons ATGGAAGAAAATGATCACGGCAACAGAGACGTGGTGGAGCGGCAGGAGTCGGCGGATGAATCAAACAGAGCCATCCTTCCCCTCCTACAGGCGCCGGGGAACCAGCAGATCCCTCACCGGGTCACCAATTTCTTCATCGACAACATCCTTCGACCGGATTTCGGACGGAAAAAGGACGGAGGCGCAAACCGCGAAGAGAGTAGCCTGGCATCGCGGGAGAGCCACAGCAGCCCCGACGCCCCTCAGACCGAGCCAGTGGGGAACACGGTGCAGGCGGAGGGGACCTCCACTCCACACACGGTTACCGGGACCAAGAAGCCCGCTATAGCCGCCGAGGAGCCCCTGAAACCCCGCGGGGAGAGCGGAGACCAGTGCCTAAGCTCAGACTCAGACAGTTCCCAAGCCAGCTCGAACCCAGCCCAGTCTCAGTCCATGCTGTGGCCAGCCTGGGTCTACTGCACCAGATACTCGGACAGGCCCTCTTCAG GGCCAAGATCTCGCAAaccaaagaagaaaacaacCAGCAAAGAGGACAAGCGACCACGGACGGCCTTCACAGCAGAACAGCTGCAAAGACTAAAATCGGAGTTTCAGACAAATCGGTATCTGACCGAGCAGAGGCGGCAGAACCTGGCGCAGGAGCTCGGCCTGAACGAGTCCCAGATCAAGATCTGGTTTCAGAATAAGAGGGCCAAAATCAAGAAGGCCAACGGCGCTAAAAACTCTCTGGCCTTGCACCTGATGGCACAGGGACTGTACAATCACGCCACCGTCACGTCGAAAGACGAAAAATCAGACAGCGATTGA